Genomic segment of Salvia hispanica cultivar TCC Black 2014 chromosome 2, UniMelb_Shisp_WGS_1.0, whole genome shotgun sequence:
AACCCCGCCTTCAGCCCGGGCCGGGCCAAGGGCTTCTCGGGCCCGATGATCCCGGCCGAAGCCCGGGGAAAATCGAAGAACTTCGAAACGCAAGAACCAACTTCTCCGAAAATCTCGTGCATGGGCCAAATCAAGCACAAGAAGAAGATGTGCAAGAAGCAAACCTCTCTCCCTAGAGGATTCAGGCCCGCGGTAAATCCCCAGCCCGAGAGAATCGGCAAAGCCCGGTCTTCCGGCCCGGGACTGATGAAGATATTCAGCGGAAGAAGAAAATCTGACGCCTCGATTGATGGCGGCTTGGGCAAGCCGCCGCTCGCCGAGAGGGCGCCTAGCTTGAGCCAGATGAGGAGATTCGCCAGCAGCCGCGACACGTTCGCCGGTTTTGATTGGAAGGCATCTCAGATAACGCCGGACTCCGGTGAAGATAGCGACGGTGAGGATGGCGGCGGCGGTATCCCT
This window contains:
- the LOC125204645 gene encoding uncharacterized protein At1g76070-like; the encoded protein is MNSPKNAKEKKPSSKSKNNILRLLPKATQAAVSFQNPAFSPGRAKGFSGPMIPAEARGKSKNFETQEPTSPKISCMGQIKHKKKMCKKQTSLPRGFRPAVNPQPERIGKARSSGPGLMKIFSGRRKSDASIDGGLGKPPLAERAPSLSQMRRFASSRDTFAGFDWKASQITPDSGEDSDGEDGGGGIPFSAPILMAGSLVLEPRKEINLWKRRTMAQPKPIHVNIARVF